A genomic segment from Brachyhypopomus gauderio isolate BG-103 unplaced genomic scaffold, BGAUD_0.2 sc86, whole genome shotgun sequence encodes:
- the LOC143493420 gene encoding uncharacterized protein LOC143493420 — protein MQVRRGVEMLAVMVMVLLASSVSDGVVLNKCELEKQLAKAQLNSTEVAKIVCHVQQTSGFNTSMVNHLNVTEDEAKHPGGRNPPISNHTSHHSTAKQDKVTGQAEHHDGAGRNENRGGRRSRAVKSIPINATKPPISNHTSHHSTSKQDTVTGQAEHHEGADRNENHLGVRKPAVKTVRINPAKRPNSNLPPHTDSSEDNTDDHEDVHHVHPTTLTPQTQKSRPEATPGLNSSRPQDGSNNSTSNNSTSNNSTSNISTSNNSTSNISTSNNSTSSNSTNNNFRKTRSLRQKSPSSNHPLPEHGPPEHGPQVGSFDSAHAGGSEESRDHEDDDDDGRWTFYGLFQLADHVVCASGNKTSLNLCGMSCDDLTDDIITDDIACVRTIINSTLSMEDGSTPFNKLIKQMYDVLHDCDTKMASQNFVSC, from the exons ATGCAAGTGCGCAGAGGAGTGGAGATGTTGgcagtgatggtgatggtgttgcTGGCTTCCAGTGTGAGTGACGGTGTGGTGCTCAACAAATGTGAACTGGAGAAACAGCTGGCAAAGGCTCAACTGAACAGCACTGAGGTGGCCAAGA TTGTGTGCCATGTGCAGCAGACGTCTGGCTTCAACACCAGCATGGTGAATCACCTGAATGTAACAGAGGATGAGGCAAAGCACCCCGGAGGTCGCAATCCCCCCATCTCCAACCATACCTCTCATCACAGTACAGCCAAGCAAGACAAAGTTACTGGCCAAGCTGAACACCATGATGGTGCTGGCAGAAATGAAAACCGTGGAGGTCGCAGGTCCAGAGCCGTTAAGTCAATTCCCATCAATGCTACCAAGCCCCCCATCTCCAACCATACCTCTCATCACAGTACATCCAAGCAAGACACAGTTACTGGCCAAGCTGAACACCATGAGGGTGCTGACAGAAATGAAAATCACCTTGGAGTTCGCAAGCCAGCAGTTAAGACAGTACGCATCAATCCTGCCAAGCGTCCTAACTCCAACCTTCCACCTCACACTGACTCCAGTGAAGACAACACTGACGACCATGAAGATGTTCATCATGTCCATCCCACTACTCTGACCCCCCAAACCCAAAAGTCCCGCCCAGAAGCCACACCAGGGTTAAATTCCTCCCGTCCCCAAGATGGGAGCAACAATTCCACCAGCAACAATTCAACCAGCAACAATTCCACCAGCAACATTTCCACCAGCAACAATTCCACCAGCAATATTTCCACCAGCAACAATTCCACCAGCAGCAATTCCACCAATAATAATTTTCGTAAAACCAGATCCTTAAG ACAAAAAAGCCCCAGCTCCAATCACCCTCTTCCTGAGCATGGCCCTCCAGAACATGGCCCTCAGGTTGGGTCCTTCGATTCAGCACATGCAGGGGGCAGCGAGGAGTCCAGGGatcatgaagatgatgatgatgatggaagATGGACATTCTATGGCCTCTTCCAGTTGGCAGATCATGTTGTGTGTGCCTCAGGCAACAAGACCTCACTCAACCTCTGTGGGATGAGCTGTGATG ACTTAAccgatgacatcatcactgatGACATTGCCTGTGTTAGGACTATAATAAACAGCAC ACTGTCAATGGAAGATGGTTCCACACCATTTAATAAACTTATCAAACAAAT GTATGATGTGCTCCATGATTGTGACACCAAGATGGCCTCCCAAAATTTTGTCAGTTGTTAA